A single Lancefieldella parvula DSM 20469 DNA region contains:
- a CDS encoding ABC transporter permease produces the protein MARFVWYVTKRILSYIVMIFVATSLTFFLASAFMNPRSNLEQRTPRPPQESIEANLNRANLNDKTPVIERYQIWITNLFTKFDLGMTPTGDSVNREMSSKFMASIELMTPATILSVVIGVSLGVYTAQRQYQWQDRFFSGVASVLLVIPTVVMAILIVFAAIEINARAGSRIFYVTDLSSGDTGNFFTWLIDFLQHIILPTIVLTIVSSVGYHLSQRTYLLDEMHADYVRTARAKGLTRKKAIRKHALRVSLIPTAVSVAFSLAGIFTGAVMTEKVFAIHGLGEYFINCINNNNIHGAVAVAAFSGAMTLVGALLADLFAAALDPRIKMS, from the coding sequence ATGGCACGGTTTGTTTGGTACGTTACAAAGAGGATTTTGAGCTACATTGTGATGATTTTTGTTGCAACTTCGCTCACATTCTTCCTTGCATCAGCGTTTATGAATCCACGCTCTAATTTGGAACAGCGTACTCCACGCCCTCCACAGGAGTCTATTGAGGCTAATTTGAATAGAGCAAATCTTAATGATAAGACTCCAGTTATTGAGCGTTATCAGATCTGGATTACCAACCTATTTACAAAGTTTGATCTTGGCATGACTCCAACAGGAGATAGTGTTAACCGTGAGATGAGCTCTAAGTTTATGGCTTCTATCGAGCTCATGACTCCAGCGACTATTTTGTCGGTTGTTATTGGCGTTAGCCTGGGCGTTTATACCGCTCAGCGCCAGTATCAGTGGCAAGACCGTTTCTTTAGCGGCGTTGCTTCTGTTTTATTGGTTATTCCAACCGTTGTTATGGCAATTTTGATTGTCTTTGCAGCAATCGAGATTAATGCACGTGCCGGTTCTCGTATTTTCTACGTCACTGATCTTTCCAGTGGAGATACTGGAAATTTCTTCACGTGGCTCATTGACTTCCTCCAGCATATTATTCTTCCAACCATTGTTCTTACTATCGTAAGTTCCGTCGGTTACCACCTGTCTCAGCGTACGTACCTGCTTGACGAGATGCACGCAGACTACGTTCGTACTGCTCGCGCAAAGGGACTTACTCGCAAGAAGGCAATTCGCAAACACGCCCTTCGTGTCTCTTTGATTCCAACTGCTGTTTCAGTTGCGTTCTCACTTGCAGGTATCTTTACTGGTGCTGTTATGACCGAGAAGGTCTTTGCAATTCACGGTCTTGGTGAGTACTTTATTAACTGTATTAACAACAACAATATTCATGGTGCAGTTGCAGTTGCAGCTTTCTCTGGTGCAATGACTCTTGTTGGTGCTCTTTTGGCTGATCTCTTTGCTGCTGCTCTTGATCCACGAATTAAGATGAGCTAA
- the secG gene encoding preprotein translocase subunit SecG: MGVLNTILLVLFILSGILTVLLVLAHSGKGTGVSDMIAASMYNASAGSGIMEKNLDRLTIITTTIFLVCAIVMALTFPVGSIG, from the coding sequence GTGGGCGTTCTGAATACAATTCTTTTAGTGCTGTTTATACTTTCTGGCATTTTGACGGTGTTGCTTGTTCTGGCACACTCCGGAAAGGGCACTGGCGTTTCTGACATGATTGCTGCATCTATGTATAACGCAAGTGCTGGTTCAGGCATTATGGAGAAGAATCTTGATCGTCTTACCATCATTACTACAACCATCTTCCTGGTTTGCGCTATTGTGATGGCTCTGACATTCCCTGTTGGCTCTATTGGTTAA
- the tpiA gene encoding triose-phosphate isomerase has protein sequence MRNRMIAGNWKMNETFAEGIELAQGIVDQLASGTGNVDVVVAPPLVDLKGVSEVLTQANSSVALSAQNVYWEESGAFTGETSPAMLTSVGATYCIIGHSERRGYFGETDEDINRKAKALMAHDIVPISCCGESLEVRNAGTHVQFVVDQIKADTKGLEITDPSKYVIAYEPIWAIGTGMTATADDAQEVCGAIRKTLVEIFGAEIAEGIRILYGGSAKPENVGGFLEKEDVDGALVGGASLKADSFVAMVKSAMN, from the coding sequence ATGCGTAATCGTATGATTGCAGGTAACTGGAAGATGAATGAGACCTTCGCTGAGGGCATTGAGCTTGCTCAGGGAATCGTCGATCAGCTTGCTTCCGGTACCGGAAACGTTGACGTTGTTGTTGCTCCACCTCTTGTAGACCTTAAGGGTGTCTCCGAGGTTCTTACTCAGGCAAACTCTTCTGTTGCTCTTTCTGCACAAAATGTGTATTGGGAGGAGTCTGGCGCATTTACTGGTGAAACCTCTCCAGCAATGCTGACTTCTGTTGGTGCAACATACTGCATCATTGGTCACTCTGAGCGTCGCGGTTACTTTGGTGAGACCGACGAGGACATTAACCGCAAGGCAAAGGCACTGATGGCTCATGACATCGTTCCTATTTCTTGCTGCGGTGAGTCTCTTGAGGTCCGTAATGCTGGCACTCACGTTCAGTTTGTTGTTGATCAGATTAAGGCAGACACCAAGGGTCTTGAGATTACCGATCCTTCCAAGTACGTAATTGCTTATGAGCCAATCTGGGCAATTGGTACTGGTATGACTGCAACTGCTGATGACGCACAGGAAGTTTGCGGCGCAATCCGTAAGACCCTGGTAGAGATCTTTGGCGCAGAAATTGCAGAGGGCATCCGTATTCTTTACGGTGGCTCTGCAAAGCCAGAGAACGTTGGTGGCTTCCTCGAGAAAGAGGACGTCGACGGCGCACTTGTTGGTGGCGCATCTCTTAAGGCTGATTCTTTTGTTGCAATGGTAAAGAGCGCTATGAACTAA
- a CDS encoding phosphoglycerate kinase, whose amino-acid sequence MAFTKKTVRDADVDGKRVLMRVDFNVPLKDGVVTDDTRVRAALPTIQYLLDHNAKVILMSHLGRPDGTGFQPELSLRPAAEKLAELLGREVKFVEDTYGEKAREAVDALKDGEVLVLENVRFDKREKKNDPEIAKILASYGDIFVLDAFGTAHRAQGSVVGPAAYLPAYAGFLLEKEVDTLTSIFSNPERPLVAIVGGSKVSSKIGVLDHLIDSADTLIIGGGMAYTFFLAKGYTVGTSLQEPDWIERAGEMLKKAEEKGVKILLPVDNVVTDHFGEDAVGEVVPSDQIPADRMGMDIGPKTVELYTEAIKGAKTVFWNGPMGVFEFDQFAKGTEAIARAVADANCTSIIGGGDSVAAVNKFHLADKMSWISTGGGASMELVEGKALPGVEALLDA is encoded by the coding sequence ATGGCTTTTACAAAGAAGACTGTCCGCGATGCAGATGTTGATGGTAAGCGCGTTCTCATGCGCGTTGACTTCAACGTGCCTCTAAAGGACGGTGTTGTTACTGATGACACCCGCGTTCGTGCTGCACTTCCAACCATCCAGTATCTTCTCGACCACAATGCAAAGGTCATCCTGATGAGCCACCTTGGCCGTCCAGATGGTACCGGCTTCCAGCCAGAGCTTTCCCTGCGTCCAGCTGCAGAGAAGCTTGCTGAGCTTCTTGGTCGCGAGGTTAAGTTTGTTGAGGACACCTATGGCGAGAAGGCCCGTGAGGCTGTAGACGCACTCAAGGACGGAGAAGTTCTTGTTCTTGAGAACGTCCGTTTTGATAAGCGCGAGAAGAAGAATGATCCAGAGATTGCAAAGATTCTTGCTTCTTATGGTGACATCTTTGTTCTTGATGCATTTGGTACCGCTCACCGTGCACAGGGTTCTGTCGTTGGACCAGCAGCTTACCTTCCTGCATATGCTGGCTTCCTGCTTGAGAAAGAGGTTGACACTCTTACCTCTATTTTCTCTAATCCAGAGCGCCCACTTGTAGCTATTGTTGGTGGCTCTAAGGTTTCTTCTAAGATTGGTGTTCTTGATCACCTTATTGATTCCGCTGATACCCTTATCATTGGTGGCGGTATGGCTTATACCTTCTTCCTAGCTAAGGGTTATACCGTAGGTACTTCTCTTCAGGAGCCTGACTGGATTGAGCGTGCAGGTGAGATGCTTAAGAAGGCAGAGGAGAAGGGCGTTAAGATTCTGCTTCCTGTTGACAACGTTGTTACCGATCACTTTGGCGAGGACGCTGTTGGTGAGGTAGTTCCTTCTGATCAGATTCCTGCTGATCGTATGGGTATGGACATTGGTCCTAAGACTGTTGAGCTTTACACTGAGGCAATCAAGGGCGCAAAGACCGTCTTCTGGAATGGTCCTATGGGCGTCTTTGAGTTTGATCAGTTTGCAAAAGGTACCGAGGCTATTGCTCGTGCTGTTGCAGATGCTAATTGCACTTCTATCATCGGCGGCGGCGATTCCGTTGCAGCAGTTAACAAGTTTCACCTTGCTGACAAGATGAGCTGGATTTCCACTGGCGGCGGCGCTTCTATGGAGCTTGTTGAGGGTAAGGCACTTCCAGGAGTGGAGGCGCTTCTCGATGCGTAA
- the gap gene encoding type I glyceraldehyde-3-phosphate dehydrogenase, with product MAVKVAINGFGRIGRLAFRQMFGHEGSEIVAINDLTSPEMLAYLLKYDSTQGNYSRDHKVEATDHSIIVDGHEIVIYKEADANNLPWGDLNVDVVLECTGFYTSKDKAQAHINAGAKKVVISAPAGNDLPTIVFNVNHETLTADDNIISAASCTTNCLAPMAKGLNDFATIKSGIMTTIHAYTGDQMILDGPQRKGNFRRSRAGAENIVPNSTGAAKAIGLVLPELNGKLIGAAQRVPTPTGSLTNLYAVVDKKVTVDEVNAAMKAYAETIPETFGYNEDDIVSRDIVGETHGSIFDATQTMCSDLGDGTTLVQVTSWYDNENSYTSQMVRTIKYFEKFVA from the coding sequence ATGGCAGTAAAGGTTGCTATTAACGGTTTTGGCCGCATTGGTCGCCTTGCATTTAGGCAGATGTTTGGTCACGAGGGTTCTGAGATCGTTGCAATCAACGACCTTACTTCTCCAGAGATGCTTGCATATCTTCTGAAGTATGACTCTACTCAGGGCAACTACTCCCGCGATCACAAGGTAGAGGCAACTGACCACTCCATCATCGTTGACGGTCACGAGATTGTTATTTACAAGGAGGCAGACGCTAACAACCTGCCTTGGGGCGATCTCAACGTTGACGTTGTTCTTGAGTGCACCGGTTTCTACACTTCTAAGGACAAGGCACAGGCTCACATCAATGCTGGTGCTAAGAAGGTTGTTATTTCTGCTCCTGCAGGCAATGACCTTCCAACCATCGTCTTCAACGTTAACCATGAGACCCTCACTGCAGATGACAATATCATCTCCGCAGCTTCCTGCACCACCAACTGCCTTGCTCCTATGGCAAAGGGTCTCAACGACTTCGCAACTATCAAGTCCGGTATCATGACCACCATTCACGCATACACTGGTGACCAGATGATTCTTGACGGACCACAGCGCAAGGGTAACTTCCGTCGTTCCCGTGCTGGTGCAGAGAACATCGTTCCTAACTCCACTGGTGCTGCTAAGGCAATTGGTCTTGTTCTTCCTGAGCTCAACGGCAAGCTCATTGGCGCTGCTCAGCGCGTTCCTACGCCAACTGGCTCCCTCACCAACCTCTATGCTGTTGTTGACAAGAAGGTCACTGTTGACGAGGTTAACGCTGCAATGAAGGCTTATGCAGAGACCATTCCTGAGACCTTTGGTTACAACGAGGATGACATTGTTTCTCGCGATATCGTCGGCGAGACTCACGGCTCCATCTTCGACGCAACTCAGACCATGTGCTCTGACCTTGGCGATGGCACTACTCTTGTTCAGGTTACCTCTTGGTACGACAACGAGAACTCCTACACTTCTCAGATGGTCCGCACCATCAAGTACTTCGAGAAGTTCGTTGCTTAA
- the whiA gene encoding DNA-binding protein WhiA produces the protein MSYTALVKNELVSVPENQTECELAQLSALIRVSGTLSMHGPGKFAVRIVTETGTVARTVISSSRRLFDLGTSVEYRRSIMHKKRNYLLEISDQDSLADALSALGIYIPGEGLVSGIPKSVVRTKQAQRAFLRGAFMAGGFLADPLKDFHLEIAVSGERFATELVKLMGSVGVKARLNHRNRHTNALMRTREIYAVYLKSSDDIIKFLREIGAPTMARAIAFTRVQKHYRNNVNRVVNAEMANQTRSSNAAADQLVLIEKAEKLIGLRSLPPAVRDFCVARKDNPELSLSALGESFVPPVSKSAMYHRLLRLEKIVQDLEKDA, from the coding sequence ATGTCATATACTGCCCTGGTAAAAAATGAGCTGGTCAGCGTACCAGAAAATCAGACGGAGTGTGAATTAGCGCAACTTTCTGCCCTTATTCGTGTCTCGGGCACGTTGTCAATGCACGGACCTGGTAAATTTGCCGTTCGCATTGTTACCGAGACTGGTACCGTTGCCCGTACAGTTATTAGTTCTTCTCGCCGTTTGTTTGATTTGGGTACTTCCGTTGAGTATCGTCGCTCTATCATGCATAAGAAACGCAACTATTTACTTGAGATTTCTGACCAGGATTCGCTAGCAGACGCCCTCTCTGCTCTTGGCATTTATATACCGGGAGAAGGTCTGGTGAGTGGCATTCCTAAGAGCGTTGTTCGCACCAAGCAAGCTCAGCGAGCCTTTTTGCGTGGAGCGTTTATGGCGGGCGGGTTTTTGGCTGATCCCTTAAAAGACTTTCACTTAGAGATTGCTGTTTCTGGCGAAAGATTTGCAACTGAGCTGGTAAAACTTATGGGATCGGTTGGCGTTAAAGCACGCCTCAATCATCGTAATCGTCATACTAATGCATTGATGCGTACCAGAGAAATTTATGCCGTCTACCTTAAGAGTTCTGACGACATAATTAAGTTTTTGCGAGAGATTGGTGCACCTACTATGGCACGCGCTATAGCTTTTACGCGTGTACAAAAGCATTATCGCAACAACGTAAACAGAGTTGTCAATGCAGAGATGGCAAATCAAACACGCTCTTCAAATGCAGCGGCAGATCAGTTAGTGCTTATAGAAAAGGCCGAGAAACTCATTGGACTCAGATCGTTGCCACCTGCCGTTAGAGATTTTTGTGTTGCAAGAAAAGACAACCCCGAGCTGTCATTATCAGCATTAGGGGAGTCGTTTGTACCACCAGTATCTAAGTCCGCTATGTATCACCGATTACTTCGTTTAGAAAAAATCGTTCAGGATTTAGAAAAAGATGCATAA
- the rapZ gene encoding RNase adapter RapZ: MKKNDPAPSVIPDIVIITGMSGSGRTQALHVFEDMGYFCIDNLPPALILQLSNLVGINSGVGRHLAVTCDLRSQGLFDDISEALKSLSDHELTYKVVYLDSSDEVLMRRYSENRRRHPLAQEGENLSSAISRERAQLQDIKALADIVLDTSSMRTNTLKSRLRRAFSELAEQQLMDVSVFSFGFKNGLPVEADLMIDVRFLPNPYYDPELRPLTGLDEPVAQFVLKHGTTKKFLKSWFELLDIVMPGYVQEGKSLLSIAVGCTGGQHRSVAIARATAEHLTSQGYRVTLFHRDLDAAQKKSQQAE, encoded by the coding sequence GTGAAGAAAAACGATCCTGCACCTTCAGTTATTCCTGACATTGTCATTATTACGGGTATGTCCGGATCGGGTCGCACACAGGCACTTCATGTGTTTGAAGACATGGGTTATTTCTGCATAGATAACCTGCCACCAGCTCTTATTTTGCAGCTTTCTAATCTTGTGGGTATTAATTCGGGCGTTGGCCGTCACTTGGCAGTTACCTGTGACTTGCGCTCGCAAGGTCTCTTTGATGACATCTCTGAAGCTCTGAAGTCACTTTCAGATCACGAGCTTACTTACAAGGTTGTCTATCTTGATTCCTCAGATGAAGTACTCATGCGTCGTTATAGCGAGAATCGCCGTCGTCATCCTTTGGCGCAGGAGGGAGAAAATCTCTCGTCTGCAATTTCTAGGGAGCGCGCACAACTTCAAGACATAAAAGCGCTGGCAGATATTGTTTTAGATACTTCTTCTATGCGCACTAATACATTGAAGAGTCGCCTTCGTCGTGCATTCTCTGAGCTTGCTGAGCAGCAGCTTATGGATGTTAGTGTGTTTTCATTTGGTTTCAAGAATGGTTTGCCTGTTGAGGCTGACCTTATGATTGATGTGAGATTTTTACCCAACCCTTATTATGATCCGGAGCTTCGACCACTTACTGGCCTTGATGAGCCAGTAGCTCAGTTTGTTCTTAAGCACGGTACTACTAAGAAATTTTTAAAATCTTGGTTTGAGCTGCTTGATATAGTTATGCCTGGTTATGTACAAGAGGGGAAGAGCTTGCTCTCCATTGCAGTAGGTTGCACGGGCGGCCAGCATAGAAGTGTTGCGATTGCGCGTGCTACCGCAGAGCACCTTACCAGCCAGGGATATCGCGTAACACTGTTTCATCGCGATCTTGATGCAGCTCAGAAGAAATCTCAGCAGGCTGAGTAG
- a CDS encoding N-acetylmannosamine-6-phosphate 2-epimerase gives MAHSELVESLKGKLIVSVQAYPGEPMRHPETMAQIARACELGGAAAIRCQGLSDISAIKGRVEIPVIGLWKEGHEGVYITPTLRHARACIHAGADVVALDATDRPRPDGRTFEETVAALRAESDVLIMADCMTMDDIRRAVAAGCDLVSTTLSHNKAAIDTTLDDGPDIALLKAATTEFPGIAIICEGHVHTPQDARDALDAGAWAVVSGTAITHPTSITSWFATALED, from the coding sequence GTGGCACATTCAGAGCTTGTTGAGTCACTTAAAGGAAAACTCATTGTTAGCGTCCAGGCGTATCCTGGTGAGCCAATGAGACATCCAGAGACTATGGCTCAGATTGCTCGCGCGTGTGAGCTAGGTGGTGCTGCAGCTATTAGGTGCCAAGGTTTGTCTGATATCTCTGCCATTAAAGGTAGAGTTGAAATTCCTGTAATTGGCCTTTGGAAAGAGGGCCATGAAGGCGTTTACATTACTCCTACGCTTCGTCATGCTCGTGCTTGTATCCACGCAGGTGCAGACGTTGTTGCCTTGGATGCAACAGACCGTCCAAGGCCAGATGGTAGAACTTTTGAAGAGACCGTTGCGGCACTTCGTGCAGAGTCTGACGTTTTGATTATGGCTGACTGCATGACTATGGATGATATCCGTCGTGCTGTTGCTGCTGGTTGTGACTTAGTTTCAACTACACTCTCTCACAATAAGGCTGCTATTGATACTACGCTTGACGATGGTCCCGATATTGCCCTTCTCAAGGCAGCAACCACTGAATTCCCAGGTATTGCCATTATTTGTGAAGGTCATGTTCATACGCCGCAAGATGCAAGAGATGCCCTTGATGCAGGCGCTTGGGCGGTTGTATCAGGTACTGCAATTACGCATCCAACCTCAATTACTTCTTGGTTTGCTACGGCACTTGAGGATTAA
- a CDS encoding ROK family protein translates to MDSKFVFPTHVCAVDIGGTKIACGIVTLNDSDAPVVQSVKKVPTNAKEGGKQVLATVLQAIREALARAEKLGLAISGVGISSAGVVDPRTGDITYANELMPGWGGTALGSAVTNEFGVPCSVLNDVHAHALGEARHGAGHGKDSVLTVAVGTGIGGAFVNHGILMLGAHDEAGHIGHVATPAAAGVDCPCGGTSHLEPVSAGPGIIREYVRLGGSDTLEDGSALDGAEIDRRALAGEKIAQAAEERSGRALGEVLGSMCNMLDPSVIILSGSVAECGKYWHEALEAAFKLQAMPPVQATPIVKGTLGGEAPLIGAAENLVLPGYLETRL, encoded by the coding sequence ATGGACTCCAAGTTTGTTTTTCCAACACATGTTTGTGCAGTTGATATTGGTGGCACAAAAATTGCCTGTGGCATTGTCACTCTTAATGACTCCGATGCTCCGGTAGTTCAGTCCGTAAAGAAGGTTCCTACTAACGCAAAGGAGGGTGGCAAGCAGGTTCTTGCTACTGTTCTACAGGCAATTAGAGAAGCTCTTGCTCGCGCAGAAAAACTTGGCCTTGCTATTTCTGGTGTTGGCATTTCTTCTGCAGGTGTTGTTGACCCTCGTACTGGTGACATTACTTATGCAAATGAGCTTATGCCTGGTTGGGGTGGAACCGCTCTTGGCTCAGCAGTTACCAACGAGTTTGGTGTTCCATGTAGCGTGCTTAATGACGTTCACGCTCATGCTTTAGGTGAGGCTCGCCATGGAGCTGGCCATGGTAAAGACAGTGTTCTTACTGTGGCTGTTGGTACCGGTATTGGTGGCGCTTTTGTGAACCATGGCATCTTAATGCTAGGCGCTCACGATGAGGCAGGCCACATTGGTCACGTTGCAACTCCAGCAGCTGCAGGGGTTGACTGTCCTTGCGGTGGAACTTCTCATCTTGAGCCTGTTTCTGCAGGTCCTGGTATTATTCGCGAGTACGTCCGCCTTGGCGGCTCCGATACGCTTGAGGATGGTTCTGCTCTTGATGGTGCAGAGATTGATCGTAGAGCTCTTGCTGGCGAGAAGATCGCTCAGGCTGCAGAAGAGCGCTCGGGCCGTGCGCTTGGTGAAGTTTTGGGTAGTATGTGTAACATGCTTGACCCTTCTGTCATCATCCTATCTGGTTCCGTTGCGGAGTGTGGCAAGTATTGGCATGAGGCACTTGAGGCTGCATTTAAGCTGCAGGCAATGCCTCCTGTTCAGGCAACACCTATTGTGAAGGGCACACTTGGTGGAGAAGCCCCTCTTATTGGTGCCGCAGAAAATCTTGTTCTACCTGGCTATTTAGAGACACGTCTTTAG
- a CDS encoding dihydrodipicolinate synthase family protein — protein sequence MSSNVPFSGVVPPVVTPDTPDHQLDVVSFERSINRLIEAGVDGLFFLGSSGEVVFATDERRDQIVREAVRIVNHRVPVLVGIIDTETERVLEHGRRALALGADALVATAPFYALGGPADVEEHFRILHQELDAPLFAYDIPVCVHTKLPWKMLARLGAEGVLAGVKDSSGDDVSFRYLVQENEKNGHPLTLLTGHEIVVDGALLSGADGSVPGLANVEPKGYVRMWKAAQDGNWSEVKREQDRLNEISHIFDVTTGVQGYGAGVGAFKCALNLMGIFDSDQMPRPVKPLDDQNREAIKQVLVANNLL from the coding sequence ATGTCCAGTAACGTACCATTTAGCGGTGTTGTTCCACCAGTTGTAACCCCAGATACCCCAGACCATCAGCTTGATGTTGTGTCGTTTGAGCGCTCCATTAATCGTCTTATTGAGGCTGGCGTAGACGGCCTCTTCTTCCTTGGCTCTTCTGGCGAGGTTGTCTTTGCAACTGATGAGCGTCGTGATCAGATTGTTCGCGAGGCTGTCCGTATTGTTAACCACCGCGTTCCGGTCCTTGTGGGCATTATTGATACCGAAACCGAGCGTGTCTTAGAGCACGGTCGCCGCGCCCTTGCTCTGGGTGCCGATGCTCTTGTTGCAACCGCTCCTTTCTATGCACTTGGCGGTCCAGCTGATGTCGAGGAGCACTTCCGCATTCTTCACCAGGAGTTGGACGCACCTTTGTTTGCGTATGACATTCCTGTTTGCGTTCATACTAAGCTACCTTGGAAGATGCTCGCCCGTCTGGGTGCAGAAGGTGTTCTTGCAGGCGTTAAGGACTCTTCTGGCGATGATGTTTCCTTTAGATATCTTGTTCAGGAGAACGAGAAGAACGGTCATCCTTTGACTCTTTTGACTGGTCATGAGATTGTTGTCGACGGAGCTCTTCTTTCTGGTGCAGATGGCTCTGTTCCTGGTCTTGCTAATGTTGAGCCAAAGGGTTACGTTCGCATGTGGAAAGCGGCCCAAGATGGTAACTGGTCAGAGGTTAAGCGTGAGCAGGACCGGCTTAACGAGATTTCTCACATCTTTGATGTCACCACAGGTGTCCAGGGTTATGGCGCTGGCGTTGGTGCTTTTAAGTGCGCGCTTAATCTTATGGGTATTTTTGATTCTGACCAGATGCCTCGTCCTGTTAAGCCACTTGATGATCAGAACCGCGAGGCAATCAAGCAGGTTCTTGTTGCAAATAACCTTCTCTAA
- a CDS encoding acetylxylan esterase: protein MKGLTQRLEEARSYRGAWLRPSNFESFWKTSVAFAQNAQVESITELPSATQTATFKRIMFTSTDQTQLSARVILPVGTYGAESLSAADLPAVVLFSDLGRGVRSWLHLLRFTALGLPVVALEARPCEPQLKDAWRGALSAEELAHALINPGDAAVSTLKQFIDDALVAASVASRFLGRTTVTWGEGLGGSQALFAAALLPKAVSATMALNPLFADNATTLRAVVGCGDTPQSDAAIDAVGLLDSACAAELIRVPALIGTALLDQSAPTEGTFALYNRLAGEKEMRVYPKFGHERINQFENEQINYLREVISAL from the coding sequence ATGAAAGGTTTAACACAAAGACTTGAGGAAGCTCGTTCTTATCGCGGAGCATGGCTCAGACCATCAAACTTTGAATCATTCTGGAAGACGTCTGTAGCGTTTGCGCAAAACGCTCAGGTAGAGAGCATTACTGAACTACCATCTGCCACTCAGACTGCAACGTTTAAGCGTATTATGTTCACCTCAACTGACCAGACTCAACTGAGTGCCCGCGTCATTCTTCCAGTAGGCACATATGGAGCGGAGTCTTTGTCTGCAGCAGATCTACCTGCAGTCGTGCTCTTCTCCGATCTTGGTCGGGGAGTGCGTAGTTGGTTGCACCTTTTGCGCTTCACAGCACTTGGTTTGCCTGTTGTAGCTCTGGAGGCTCGTCCGTGCGAGCCTCAGCTTAAAGACGCCTGGAGGGGAGCGCTCTCAGCAGAGGAGCTTGCTCACGCGCTCATCAACCCAGGTGATGCTGCCGTCTCCACCCTTAAGCAGTTCATCGACGACGCGTTGGTAGCTGCCTCGGTTGCGTCGCGCTTCCTTGGTCGTACAACCGTCACCTGGGGAGAGGGTCTGGGCGGCTCACAGGCATTGTTTGCAGCTGCGCTTTTGCCCAAGGCAGTGAGTGCTACCATGGCACTGAACCCGCTCTTTGCTGACAACGCAACAACCTTGCGTGCGGTTGTCGGGTGCGGAGATACACCGCAGTCAGATGCAGCTATCGACGCGGTCGGTCTTCTCGATAGCGCGTGCGCAGCGGAGCTTATACGTGTACCAGCTTTAATTGGCACAGCTCTATTGGACCAAAGCGCTCCTACTGAAGGAACATTTGCGCTGTATAACCGCTTAGCAGGGGAGAAAGAAATGCGTGTGTATCCCAAGTTTGGTCACGAGCGCATCAATCAGTTTGAGAACGAGCAAATCAACTATTTACGTGAGGTTATATCGGCACTCTGA